From a region of the Drosophila virilis strain 15010-1051.87 chromosome 3, Dvir_AGI_RSII-ME, whole genome shotgun sequence genome:
- the PMP34 gene encoding peroxisomal membrane protein PMP34 — protein MVSQSKLSQVFSYQNWVHAVSGAAGGCIAMSTFYPLDTVRSRLQLEEAGEVRSTKQVIKEIVLNEGFQALYRGLGPVLQSLCISNFVYFYTFHALKMVTSNGARGQQSALKDLLLGSIAGIINVFTTTPFWVVNTRLRMRNVAGTSEEVNKHYKNLLQGLQYVARTEGLTGLWSGTIPSLMLVSNPALQFMMYELLKRNILIFTGGEMGSLSFFIIGAIAKAFATVLTYPLQLVQTKQRHRTNDAANGPTTSQQAGKPKTPSMLELMVGILQHQGIGGLFRGLEAKILQTVLTAALMFMAYEKIAGIVKLLLKRTA, from the exons atggtGTCACAATCGAAACTAAGCCAAGTGTTTAGCTACCAAAACTGGGTACATGCCGTCTCGGGCGCAGCC GGCGGCTGCATAGCTATGAGCACATTCTACCCGCTGGACACGGTGCGCTCCCGCTTGCAAT TGGAGGAGGCCGGCGAGGTGCGCAGCACAAAGCAGGTTATCAAGGAGATTGTGCTGAATGAAGGCTTTCAGGCTTTATACCGTGGACTTGGTCCAGTGCTGCAGAGTCTGTGCATCTCGAATTTCGTCTACTTTTACACATTCCATGCGCTCAAAATGGTCACCTCGAACGGCGCGCGCGGACAACAGAGTGCCCTAAAGGATCTGCTGCTGGGCAGCATAGCTGGCATCATCAATGTGTTTACGACAACCCCCTTTTGGGTGGTCAATACACGTTTGCGCATGCGCAACGTTGCCGGCACCTCCGAGGAGGTTAACAAGCACTACAAGAATCTATTGCAGGGTCTTCAGTATGTGGCCAGAACTGAGGGCCTGACCGGCTTGTGGTCGGGCACAATACCATCCCTGATGCTAGTCTCGAATCCTGCGCTGCAGTTCATGATGTACGAACTGCTAAAGCGAAACATTCTGATATTCACTGGCGGTGAAATGGGTAGCCTGAGCTTCTTCATAATTGGCGCCATCGCCAAGGCATTTGCCACAGTGCTCACATATCCGCTGCAGCTGGTGCAGACCAAGCAGCGTCACCGCACCAACGATGCGGCCAACGGACCAACAACCTCCCAGCAGGCGGGCAAGCCAAAGACGCCATCCATGCTAGAGCTCATGGTCGGCATACTGCAGCATCAGGGCATCGGCGGCCTCTTCCGCGGCCTTGAGGCCAAAATTCTACAGACCGTATTGACGGCGGCGCTTATGTTTATGGCCTATGAGAAGATAGCCGGCATCGTCAAGCTGCTACTTAAGCGCACAGCTTAA
- the LOC6622066 gene encoding THUMP domain-containing protein 1 homolog, translated as MEPATKKSKMVNNKFKQNKKKYFQQSKKQFLQAGQRGFLVTCNMNEKACVRECYNLLNHYADELYGPEVASKQDADAEAVKDGGGDDSDDVDAAVAKCREIFEQRKLRFQNVDTGTTNCIFIRTQLEDPLALGKHIVEDITATGKAMSRFVLRMVPIEAVCRSNMPDIINTAGALFDKHFLKEPTTYGIIFNHRYNNQIKREPIIKELAELVNSKNMGNKVDLQNAKKSIVVEVLRGFCLLSVIDNYLEFKRYNLSELANASGQKTSAEGEIKTNESDEQKEDKESGAQDAEPETPAENSTKSIETVVAAN; from the coding sequence ATGGAGCCAGccacaaaaaaatcaaagatggttaataataaattcaaacaaaacaaaaagaagtaCTTCCAGCAAAGCAAGAAACAGTTTCTGCAGGCTGGCCAACGCGGTTTCCTGGTCACTTGCAACATGAATGAAAAGGCATGTGTGCGCGAATGTTACAATCTGCTGAACCACTATGCCGACGAGCTGTACGGCCCGGAGGTGGCCAGTAAACAGGATGCAGATGCTGAAGCTGTCAAGGATGGTGGCGGTGACGATAGCGATGACGTGGATGCGGCTGTGGCCAAATGTCGCGAGATTTTCGAACAACGCAAATTACGCTTCCAAAACGTTGATACTGGCACGAccaattgcatatttatacGCACCCAACTGGAGGATCCACTGGCACTTGGCAAACATATCGTTGAGGACATAACTGCAACGGGCAAGGCCATGTCACGCTTTGTGCTACGCATGGTGCCCATCGAGGCTGTGTGCCGTTCCAATATGCCGGACATAATCAACACAGCCGGAGCGCTGTTCGACAAACACTTTCTCAAGGAGCCCACCACATATGGCATCATATTCAATCATCGCTACAATAACCAAATCAAACGTGAACCCATAATCAAAGAACTGGCCGAACTGGTCAATTCCAAGAATATGGGCAACAAGGTTGATCTGCAGAACGCCAAGAAGTCCATCGTTGTCGAGGTACTGAGAGGCTTTTGCCTGCTCAGCGTCATTGACAACTACTTGGAATTCAAGAGATACAATCTATCAGAGCTGGCAAATGCCAGTGGACAGAAGACAAGTGCCGAAGGCGAAATAAAGACCAACGAATCTGACGAGCAGAAGGAAGACAAGGAGTCAGGGGCGCAAGACGCTGAGCCTGAGACGCCCGCTGAGAATTCAACGAAATCTATTGAGACTGTTGTCGCTGCTAACTAA
- the JMJD5 gene encoding bifunctional peptidase and arginyl-hydroxylase JMJD5 isoform X2 produces the protein MGAVEASLLELAKLLPRFEDIVELLENEVEARYILRRAADHFAKRQAIDQLNRPEEEEISYLIHALVDKNWERIHSGHFSSVPLTIRKIYALGCYFKIFFLLLENPSLEQRELCGTVLDEAQLLGCTEELYEKCTELKHALMQYLDERATSNNSLPLPILAAVERRASRCDIPQLEAPSILEFRTSCYQALQPTLLLNTINHWPALSKWRDLNYLLKVAGNRTVPIEIGSNYASDEWSQQLVKLRVFLHRQFGPSNGRADHEIEYLAQHELFAQIPALKADICVPDYCTVSSNNAAGVDIKAWLGPSHTISPMHYDPKHNLLCQVFGCKSIILASPEDTANLYAHESEFLNNTSQIDAAKPDFERFPLLRRVRFYELLLQPGDCLYLPPKWWHYVRSETPSFSVSFWWE, from the exons ATGGGTGCAGTTGAGGCATCTTTGCTGGAGCTCGCCAAATTACTGCCTCGGTTTGAGGACATAGTAGAGCTGCTGGAAAACGAAGTTGAAGCGCGTTACATACTCCGGCGAGCAGCAGATCACTTTGCCAAGCGACAAGCGATCGACCAGTTGAATAGGCCGGAGGAGGAGGAAATTTCATATCTGATACACGCGTTGGTTGACAAGAACTGGGAGCGTATACATAGTGGACACTTCAGCTCTGTGCCGCTGACGATACGCAAGATCTATGCACTGGGCTGCTACTTCAAG attttctttttgctgctggAAAACCCAAGCTTGGAACAACGGGAACTATGCGGCACAGTCTTGGACGAAGCTCAGCTGCTGGGCTGCACGGAGGAACTGTACGAAAAGTGCACTGAATTAAAGCACGCGCTGATGCAGTACCTGGACGAACGTGCCACAAGCAACAACTCATTGCCGCTGCCCATTTTGGCGGCTGTGGAGAGACGCGCGTCACGCTGTGATATACCCCAACTGGAGGCACCTAGCATACTGGAATTTCGCACGAGCTGCTATCAGGCGCTGCAGCCCACGCTGCTGCTCAACACGATTAATCATTGGCCCGCATTGAGTAAATGGCGCGATTTGAATTATCTATTGAAAGTTGCCGGCAATCGCACCGTGCCCATCGAAATAGGCAGCAATTACGCCAGCGATGAGTGGTCACAGCAGCTGGTGAAGCTACGTGTCTTTCTGCACAGGCAGTTTGGCCCAAGCAATGGCCGTGCCGATCACGAAATTGAGTACCTGGCGCAGCACGAGCTTTTTGCCCAGATACCAGCACTGAAGGCGGACATTTGTGTGCCCGACTACTGCACTGTGTCCTCCAATAATGCAGCCGGTGTCGATATCAAAGCCTGGCTAGGACCTAGCCACACCATATCGCCCATGCATTACGATCCAAAGCACAACTTGTTGTGCCAAGTTTTTGGCTGTAAAAGCATTATACTGGCATCGCCAGAAGACACAGCGAATCTTTATGCACACGAGAGCGAGTTTCTGAACAACACCTCGCAAATTGATGCAGCCAAACCGGACTTTGAGCGCTTTCCCCTGCTGCGACGTGTACGTTTCtatgagctgctgctgcagcccgGCGACTGTTTATATTTGCCGCCTAAGTGGTGGCATTACGTGCGCTCCGAGACACCCAGTTTCTCAGTTAGTTTTTGGTGGGAATAG
- the JMJD5 gene encoding bifunctional peptidase and arginyl-hydroxylase JMJD5 isoform X1 yields MGAVEASLLELAKLLPRFEDIVELLENEVEARYILRRAADHFAKRQAIDQLNRPEEEEISYLIHALVDKNWERIHSGHFSSVPLTIRKIYALGCYFKQIFFLLLENPSLEQRELCGTVLDEAQLLGCTEELYEKCTELKHALMQYLDERATSNNSLPLPILAAVERRASRCDIPQLEAPSILEFRTSCYQALQPTLLLNTINHWPALSKWRDLNYLLKVAGNRTVPIEIGSNYASDEWSQQLVKLRVFLHRQFGPSNGRADHEIEYLAQHELFAQIPALKADICVPDYCTVSSNNAAGVDIKAWLGPSHTISPMHYDPKHNLLCQVFGCKSIILASPEDTANLYAHESEFLNNTSQIDAAKPDFERFPLLRRVRFYELLLQPGDCLYLPPKWWHYVRSETPSFSVSFWWE; encoded by the exons ATGGGTGCAGTTGAGGCATCTTTGCTGGAGCTCGCCAAATTACTGCCTCGGTTTGAGGACATAGTAGAGCTGCTGGAAAACGAAGTTGAAGCGCGTTACATACTCCGGCGAGCAGCAGATCACTTTGCCAAGCGACAAGCGATCGACCAGTTGAATAGGCCGGAGGAGGAGGAAATTTCATATCTGATACACGCGTTGGTTGACAAGAACTGGGAGCGTATACATAGTGGACACTTCAGCTCTGTGCCGCTGACGATACGCAAGATCTATGCACTGGGCTGCTACTTCAAG cagattttctttttgctgctggAAAACCCAAGCTTGGAACAACGGGAACTATGCGGCACAGTCTTGGACGAAGCTCAGCTGCTGGGCTGCACGGAGGAACTGTACGAAAAGTGCACTGAATTAAAGCACGCGCTGATGCAGTACCTGGACGAACGTGCCACAAGCAACAACTCATTGCCGCTGCCCATTTTGGCGGCTGTGGAGAGACGCGCGTCACGCTGTGATATACCCCAACTGGAGGCACCTAGCATACTGGAATTTCGCACGAGCTGCTATCAGGCGCTGCAGCCCACGCTGCTGCTCAACACGATTAATCATTGGCCCGCATTGAGTAAATGGCGCGATTTGAATTATCTATTGAAAGTTGCCGGCAATCGCACCGTGCCCATCGAAATAGGCAGCAATTACGCCAGCGATGAGTGGTCACAGCAGCTGGTGAAGCTACGTGTCTTTCTGCACAGGCAGTTTGGCCCAAGCAATGGCCGTGCCGATCACGAAATTGAGTACCTGGCGCAGCACGAGCTTTTTGCCCAGATACCAGCACTGAAGGCGGACATTTGTGTGCCCGACTACTGCACTGTGTCCTCCAATAATGCAGCCGGTGTCGATATCAAAGCCTGGCTAGGACCTAGCCACACCATATCGCCCATGCATTACGATCCAAAGCACAACTTGTTGTGCCAAGTTTTTGGCTGTAAAAGCATTATACTGGCATCGCCAGAAGACACAGCGAATCTTTATGCACACGAGAGCGAGTTTCTGAACAACACCTCGCAAATTGATGCAGCCAAACCGGACTTTGAGCGCTTTCCCCTGCTGCGACGTGTACGTTTCtatgagctgctgctgcagcccgGCGACTGTTTATATTTGCCGCCTAAGTGGTGGCATTACGTGCGCTCCGAGACACCCAGTTTCTCAGTTAGTTTTTGGTGGGAATAG
- the LOC6622957 gene encoding B-cell receptor-associated protein 31, translating into MSLVWTLIATFLYAEIGVVMLLVLPLFSPYKWNRFFKSKFLSMLAQQAHLYFFLIMGVLVLFLLEAIREMRKYSNHENSGEVHLNVEMQHSMRLFRAQRNFYISGFAIFLVLVIRRLVTLISAQANLLAQSEASMKQAQSATAAARSLINEKTDKAKEATEDTTLNELNKLRERVQELTADLNREKKDKEAVKSQAESLNREYDRLTEEYSKLQKQITIGAVGGASNKDD; encoded by the exons ATGAGTTTGGTGTGGACTTTGATCGCCACTTTTCTGTACGCAGAAATTGGAGTGGTTATGCTGCTGGTGCTACCCCTTTTCTCACCGTACAAATGGAATCGTTTCTTCAAATCCAAATTCCTGTCTATGCTGGCACAGCAGGCGCATCTATACTTTTTCCTAATTATGGGTGTGCTGGTGCTGTTCCTGTTGGAGGCTATTCGCGAAATGCGCAAGTATTCCAACCATGAGAACTCCGGTGAGGTGCATCTTAACGTTGAGATGCAGCACAGCATGCGACTGTTTCGCGCACAGCGCAATTTCTACATTTCCGGCTTTGCGATATTCCTTGTTCTTGTGATCCGTCGTCTGGTCACACTGATTTCGGCACAGGCCAATTTGCTGGCTCAGAGCGAGGCCTCCATGAAGCAGGCCCAGAGCGCCACTGCCGCAGCACGCTCCCTGATCAACGAGAAGACCGACAAGGCCAAGGAGGCCACCGAGGATACCACACTGAATGAG CTCAACAAGCTGCGGGAACGCGTCCAGGAGCTGACCGCCGACTTGAATCGCGAAAAGAAGGATAAGGAAGCAGTCAAGTCGCAGGCGGAGAGCTTGAACCGTGAATACGATCGGCTCACCGAGGAATACAGCAAGCTGCAGAAACAAATCACAATTGGAGCAGTCGGCGGTGCGTCCAACAAGGATGACTAA
- the LOC6622929 gene encoding protein DPCD, translated as MSYENWLNYLQSAEKNSMISGKLRKVLYKFPDGRQMAEEYNMDTGVVQRRAWRKCKQLMGEPEWEIELGEEPRQLNFAAGNKPNPAGGGDADNMAAGEFTLRESNTAPLLTKRVTKKNIEWRIRNLPYPIDVYNVRADAEQRAIIVRTNNKKYYKVIPVPELDRCSIPPVQANISTHHQFNTLIITYQKPAILCEMEAQVLLLLKNVETETDMDDLLKGLLAK; from the coding sequence ATGTCCTACGAAAATTGGTTGAATTATCTGCAATCAGCCGAAAAGAATTCAATGATTAGCGGCAAGCTGCGTAAAGTGCTCTACAAATTCCCGGATGGCCGGCAAATGGCCGAGGAGTACAATATGGATACGGGCGTTGTGCAAAGACGTGCCTGGCGCAAATGCAAACAACTAATGGGCGAGCCCGAATGGGAGATAGAGCTTGGTGAGGAGCCACGCCAACTCAATTTTGCTGCCGGCAACAAGCCAAACCCGGCTGGCGGCGGCGATGCAGACAACATGGCTGCCGGCGAGTTTACACTGCGCGAAAGCAATACGGCTCCATTGCTGACCAAGCGGGTGACCAAGAAGAACATCGAATGGCGCATACGTAATCTACCGTATCCGATAGATGTCTACAATGTCCGTGCAGATGCTGAACAACGTGCGATCATTGTGCGCACTAACAACAAGAAGTACTACAAAGTTATTCCTGTTCCTGAGCTGGATCGTTGCAGCATACCGCCGGTCCAAGCAAATATCAGCACACATCATCAGTTCAACACACTCATCATTACCTACCAGAAGCCGGCCATTCTGTGCGAAATGGAGGCGCAGGTACTGCTATTGCTAAAGAACGTGGAGACGGAGACAGACATGGACGATCTGCTAAAGGGTTTGCTGGCCAAATAA
- the LOC6622985 gene encoding uncharacterized protein: MDCAPLNLAHFHERRSERFMRHHRYEEAIKALETSLIYLQDAYKNVQLAKSKEVLDTLTLDFQRKLRQIEMRKTQHGLTKLKDFGQLKETSPMLPLRPEHGVGSAQSVAKAIDKTVQDFDAKFTSTIERKVSTPALVELKVEAMANSDPQSDGQEYDSRSMLERSSEHDMPSLTPLELPSFDYSLFTSSSAPSLASYIGLAESFQK, from the exons atggACTGTGCACCgctaaatttg GCGCATTTCCATGAGCGACGCTCAGAGCGCTTCATGCGTCACCATCGCTACGAAGAGGCCATAAAAGCGCTAGAGACATCTTTGATATACCTGCAGGATGCATATAAGAACGTACAACTGGCAAAATCGAAGGAGGTGCTGGACACCTTGACGCTTGACTTTCAGCGCAAGCTGCGGCAGATCGAGATGCGTAAGACCCAACATGGGCTAACAAAGCTGAAAGATTTCGGGCAGCTTAAGGAAACCAGCCCCATGCTACCACTGCGTCCCGAGCATGGCGTGGGTTCAGCTCAGTCCGTGGCCAAAGCCATCGATAAGACCGTGCAGGactttgatgccaaattcacgTCCACTATTGAGCGCAAAGTGTCAACGCCTGCGTTAGTTGAACTCAAAGTTGAGGCCATGGCCAACAGCGATCCACAGTCGGACGGTCAAGAATACGACAGCCGTTCCATGCTGGAGCGAAGCTCAGAACACGATATGCCCTCCCTGACTCCGTTGGAGCTGCCATCATTTGATTATTCATTGTTTACCAGCTCATCGGCTCCGTCGCTGGCAAGCTATATCGGCTTGGCCGAAAGTTTTCAAAAGTAG
- the LOC6622953 gene encoding UPF0415 protein C7orf25 homolog, translated as MEMEDALYADANDKIRLGEELKKSLVEFEQIPGVSKVQRKIQQELKFLEKVIRTKTLKENHITSSNFVNYEFLIKTLRLQQGVVDINAVFPLESRDSPLRVDIVANNGLKWIKVIARNSKSIEDAAKGCVSFGARSVLDQASDYLEASELHFCMFQRPKVVFYFSNKIDSSLHDELKEMGVQTASLEEPDLDVDQYATISNELNLDVTTLLAYVSALTNGGCNFVFKEPLLTEQAEKERECPVKPILDKIFQGKRLVCCQLANDAFQNILSVLGGPSERALANELMKRVTVYPDVETIPPEFSNLRFTANVNERSLKIFSFGMARKIFTVTSNKAFVRSAKMQGINVPVFVHASRALTEGKQANAKAL; from the exons ATGGAGATGGAGGACGCTCTGTATGCAGATGCCAATGATAAAATAAGGCTAGGGGAGGAGCTTAAGAAATCACTGGTCGAATTCGAGCAAATACCTGGGGTTTCAAAAGTGCAAAGGAAAATCCAGCAGGAACTTAAATTCTTGGAAAAG GTGATACGTACCAAGACGTTAAAGGAGAATCACATAACTAGCAGCAACTTTGTCAATTATGAATTCCTTATTAAAACACTGCGCCTGCAGCAAGGAGTCGTCGATATAAACGCAGTCTTTCCGCTCGAATCGCGTGACAGTCCGTTGCGTGTGGATATTGTTGCCAATAACGGTCTAAAATGGATTAAGGTTATAGCGCGCAACTCCAAGTCCATCGAAGATGCGGCAAAGGGCTGTGTCAGCTTTGGCGCCCGCAGCGTCCTGGATCAAGCCAGCGATTACTTGGAAGCCAGCGAGCTACACTTTTGCATGTTCCAACGGCCCAAG GTAGTCTTCTACTTCTCCAACAAAATAGATAGCTCGTTGCACGATGAGCTCAAAGAAATGGGCGTGCAAACGGCATCACTGGAAGAGCCCGACCTGGATGTGGATCAGTATGCCACCATATCGAACGAACTCAATTTGGATGTGACAACATTGTTGGCATACGTCAGCGCTCTCACAAATGGTGGCTGCAATTTTGTGTTCAAGGAGCCTCTGTTGACCGAACAAGCCGAAAAGGAGCGCGAGTGTCCAGTTAAACCCATACttgataaaatatttcaagGCAAGCGACTGGTCTGTTGCCAATTGGCCAACGATGCATTTCAAAATATTCTCAGTGTATTGGGCGGGCCCAGTGAGCGGGCGCTTGCTAACGAGCTCATGAAGCGGGTAACAGTGTATCCGGATGTGGAGACGATACCCCCAGAGTTTTCCAATTTACGCTTTACGGCCAACGTGAATGAGCGTAGCTTAAAGATATTCAGCTTTGGCATGGCACGTAAAATATTTACAGTTACGTCGAACAAGGCATTTGTGCGGTCAGCAAAGATGCAG GGCATAAACGTGCCCGTTTTTGTGCATGCATCACGAGCACTCACCGAGGGTAAACAAGCTAATGCTAAGGCGCTGTAg